Below is a genomic region from Actinomadura sp. NAK00032.
TCGGAAACCAGTTCGTGGAGTTCGGCGGCCGATTCTGGGGTCAGCCGGTAGAAGCCCTGCAAGCTGACCGAGCGTTCGAGACGTCCGTCCTCGGTGACGTACTTGAGCGTGCGCGTCTTGCCTCGCGCGTTCCGCCAGGTGAGGCGGGAGAGAAGATCGCCGGGCACCGGAAGGTCGAACCGGATGGGCGTGGCGTCGACATGGATCGGCGCGGCTCCGCAGCCGTAGGCGCCGAGCATGGCCCACTCCTCATGACCCGGGCAGGACGAGTCCTGCCAGTGTGTTGGGGTGGGTCCGCAGCACTCACCGCGACTGAGATCCATGATGCGCATGCGGCTGACCACGTGGACGACGTAGCGGTTGACGTGGAGCGCGTACACGTCGTCACCGGGCTGGGCACCCGTCCACGCCGGCAGCGACTGGTGACCGCCGCTGAACGCGACCGGCGGCTGCTCGCCCTCGCGACCATGCTTGCGAAGGGCGCGGCACGTGTCGTGAGTCCACATGAGGGTGAAGGCGTCCGGCATGGAGTGAGCCTAGGGATGGACACCGACAAAGAAGCCCCGGCGAGAGTGAACCGCTGAAGGCCGCCAGGCCGTGTCCCCTCCCCATCCGGCACCTGAACTGCTGTCCGTTCTTCCCGGTCAGGGCGGATATGATCCTCCGGGACGAAATGAGCGAGGTCGGATGCCCACGCACGAATGGACCCTCGCCCCAGACCCCTACGGTCGGGGCGGGCGGGACACGAACAAGAAGGCGCTCATCATCGCCGTGGCCATCATGGGCGTCGCCGGCCTGGTCGCTGTGCTCGCCTTCCTGCTCCCGGGCCTGTCCGGGGAGGGAACAGCCCAGGTCGGCCCGAAGTCCTACAACGCCCAAGTCGAATGCCAGGTGAACACGGTCGACGGTGTCGGGACCGTCACCATCAACGGCACCATCACGGGTGACGCCTCCCGTTACAAGGTGACCGTCGAGGTGCTCGATGCCGCGAGCAGGCAGAGCATCGGCGAGACGACGTTCGACGTCCGCGACACCACGACGTTCAGCGGCACGACAGCGGCGCAGGCCCCCGTGGGGCCGAAGGGCATCGACTGCCGCATCACCAAGGTGGCCTGACCAACCCGGCTCCCGCTGGCCTGCGCACGCCCGTTGAACGGGGCCGGAGGATCGATCAGTTCGCGTCCTGTCTGGACGGCCGCGATCACGCGGCCGTCCAGACCCGGTTCACCAGCTCCTACGCCCGTCCTCCTAGGCCACACGCGTGGACGGTCAGGGAAGGGTGGGGATCCTCGGGGCGCTGTCGGTCCAGCCGGCCTGGAGGTACAGCGCCTTGTCGACCTTGCCGGGGACATTGGGAGAGGTGCGCGACGTGCTCAGCACGAAGGAGGACTCCGGATCGATGACCAGGGTGTCGGCCACTTCGCGCAGGACCCGCACGTGCAGCCCGACCCCCTTGCGTCCGCGCTCGTCAGTGACCGCGCCCATGGTCGTGACCCCGGGCATGGCGGCGAGCATCCGGTAGGTGGCGGCGCGAACCTTCGGGGGTGCGGGGACGAAGCTGAGCAGGTCGGTCGCGCAGTTCTTCACGACCTCGTCCGGGGTCCTCCCCGCGGTGGGGTGGTCGCGCGGGATCGCCCGCTTCAGCGCGCTCCTCAGCTCGCCGGGGTCGGTCGGCAGCGCCTGGACCTGCCTGAACGTCATGCCCCTGTCGCAGACCGAGAAGGTCTTCCTCCCGGTGTCCTTGTCGAGCATGGGGGAGATCGGGTTCGGGTCGGGCGAGCCGGCCCGCCGGAAGGGGGCCGCGTCCTTGGGGGACATGGGCACGGGGTCGAGTCCCCGGAATCCCGTCCAGGACCGGCCGTCCGGGCGGGTCCACTGCCCGATCAGCTGGCGACCGAGCACCCAGTAGTCCCCCTGCTCGTCGTAGAAGGCGTTCGACTGGATCCTCAGGACATGCCAGTACTTGCCGCGGGCCGGTGCTGCCTCGGCGTGCTCGGCGGCGGTGAGAAGCACGGTCTTCGCCGACATCGGCTGCACGGCGGCCGGCTCATGGCCGGGATCGGGCGCACGCGGGGCCGTCCCGGACGACAGGACGACCGCCCCCGTGACGGCGGCGGCGGTGGCGGCCAGGCCGAAGCCGCTCCACAGGACGGGCCGGCGCCAGGCGCGGCGCGCGGGCCGCCCCGGCTCGCGCATCCCGTTGAGGACGCGGTGGCGGACGGTGCTCTCGGTCTCCGGCGTGGGCGGTTCGTCCAGCATCGTGGCGATCATCTGGAACTCGTCCATGGTCACAGTCCTTCCGAGTGGGCGGGCAGTACGGCGCGCAACTTCTTGCGCGCCCGGTTCAGGCGGGAGCCGACGGTGCCGTACGGGATGCCGAGGACGTCGGCGATCTCCTCGTGGGTGAGCTGGGCGAGAGCCTTGAGCAGCACGACGTCGCGGTCCTTGCGGGACAGCGCGGCGAGCGCGCGGGCCAGCGCCGGCTGGAGCCGCGCCGCGGACACCGAGGCCGCGACCCGGTCGTCGTGGCCGCCGGGGTCGCGGTCCGCACCGACCTGCGCGAGCGCCTGGTAGCGGCGGGTCTCGGTGCGGCGGTGCCGGGCGACGAGGTTGGTCGCGATGCCGAACAGCCAGGGCCGGACGGACCCGCGGGACGGGTCGAAGGCGGCCCGGCTGCGGAACGCGGCGAGAAAGGTCTCGGCCACGACGTCGTCGGCCGCCTGCGGGCCGAGGCGTCCGGCGATGTAGCGGTGGACGTCGGCGTAGTGCCGGTCGTAGACGGCGGCGAAGCGATCGCCGTCGCGGACGGACGCGGCGAGCAGTTCCGCGTCCGTCGGAGCCGTGTCGGGCGGGGCGGTCACACTGCCGCCCTTTCGGTTGGATCCGGCATGGGCACCTCCGGGTGGATGGTCGTCACTTCGTACTTCGCTCGCTTCCCGAATCACTTTCACGCGGCCCCGCTCACGCAGACGGCCAAGGGGCCGCGACATCGACAAGGCCACGTCCCCGACCGCCGCCCCCACCGCCCCGGGCCCACCATCAGCACCCCCACCCCCCTAGACGCCGTGGGCATGCTGCGGCCGTCCACAGGCCGTCCGAGGAGACGAACCAGCGGTACTGCGTCCCGGCGGGGGAACTCGCCGCATGAGGCCGCGAAGTAGGACGCCGGCCAGAAACGACTGTGGCCGTGGACGTAACCCTCGCCGCCGTTGCTGTGGGGTCGGCTTGCCTTGCGTCGGCGAGGTTTTCGAGAGGCATCAGGTCGGTGTCGGACGCGCGGCTGGGCTTTTCAGCGGGCATGTCCGCTCGGGTGGTGCCGCCCCGGTGGTCAGTGGATGTCGGCGGCGGACTGGACGGCCGTGCGCAGGGCCGCGCGGGTCAGCAGGAGGACGGGCCCGTCCGGGTTCTTGCTGTCCCGCACCGCCACCACCGACGCACCGGCCACGTCCGCCAGCTCTACGCAGTTGCCGCCGTTTTCGCCACTGCGGCTTGCCTTGCGCCAGGTGGCGTTGCTCAGGTCCATTTCTCCAATGCCTCTCTCATCATGTCCCGGGACATGTCTTTGGGGAGGGCCCTCGCCACCTGTGCCCGCTGGACGCCCATTGTTGCGGACGATCTGATTGTGACGCGGCGGCGATCGGTCTGACCGGTGAGCTTTTGCCGGTGGCTTAAACCGCGTAAGGGTCCCAGTGGGCGGCGTAGCGCAGCAGTGAGTGAGCCAGATCCTGGTGGGCCGCCGCCCACCGGGTATCGAAGATGAACCACTGATCGAACCCGAAGAAGCCGTCAATGTACCGGGCGACCTGCGCAATGTGCGCGTCCAGCCGAACCAGGGACTCGGCGGGCCGCGCCGAGCCGAGCATGTCGAGCATCTCGCGGTGAATCGCCTCATGCGCGAGCGCCTGGCCGATGCTGGGGGGCGACGGTGCGTATCCGCGAAGCCGGGCGTAACGCTCCATCGCCGGGCCGATGCCGTCCTCCCCGGGACCGACCAGCGCCCGCAGCAGCTGCGCGTCGTGGGGCCATCCGTGAGTGCCGGGGCCGTCAATATCCCGCAATCGGACGGCGAGATCCGGCAGGCTCAGACCGGGGAAGGCCAGGGCGCCGGCCAGATCCAGGTTTCGATGGGCATCGGGCGATTCCCAGCACAGGCGGACTGAGAAGACCGACTCGGCCCCCGGTGGGGCAAGCCGGACGGTACGAACCGGCACGTCGGCGCTGAAGACCGCACCGGACGTGTCGGAGTCTGTAGGGAGAGGCCAGGTGTCGTGCAGCAGGAACGCGAGCCGATCAGGTGAAGCGGCTGCGGCCTCATCAGCGATGAAGTAGTAGGCGAGGTCCACCTCGTCGTCATCGGTGCGCACTCTCAGGGCAAGCTCGCCGAGCCGGATGAAATCGGCATCCCCCTCAACCCACAGATGCTCGTGCAGCAACTCGCGCAACTCGTCCACGCTCTGCGGCGGTGGCAGGTTCCGTTCCCGGGCCTCATCGAAGATCGAGTCGAGGCCGTAGACATCGCCGCCCAGCTCGCTCTCGATCCATGCTCCCGGGTCGTCGCTGTTCCAGCCGCGGCGAAACCAACCGAGCACAGTGGCGTCGGACACCGTGACCACTCGCTTACTGAATGGCGATTCCTCTCGCCACCGGGACACGAAATACACGCGCCCGACAGTACCGCGCCCTTGGTCCCATCAGGAGGGCCAGGAACCGGCCCCCACGGGACGGGGCGTGACGGTTCACGAGTCCCTAGCCGGTGGCGACGAGCGACGGTAATCCTCAACGAACGCAACGAAACTGACCAGGGGGCGATCGATCATTACGGGACTGAACACGAACTCCCATCCGAATCTGTTCCGGCCCAACCGGAGCCCTCGTTCGAGCGACGAGGCCGTCCGGGCAATATTTCCCAGGCCCGCACCGGGGAACAGACCGTCGATGGCGGCGATCGGCCGTAAGAACCAGCGCATGCGCTCTTCGGCCACGATTCGATCGGCCGGCATCATCGAAGCCACGTAGCGGTCGTACCTGGCGAGTCTTATGCCAAGGAGTTCGGTGGACGCCTTCATCACCCCGACCGCCTGGACGTCCTCCCAGGGGATCAGCCCCCCGTTCACCTCGATCCCCAGAGGAGTCAACGTGAGTGACACGAATCGTCGCCGGGCCATGATCAGCATGGCGGACGTCGTCCCGCCGCCGAAAAAGATCACCGTCACCAGGCCGAACGCGATCGCGCCCGAATCGCCATAAACGACCGCCGCCAGGCCGAAGGCACTGAACCCGAGGGCGCCGGCCAGCACCATCCCCAGAAGCCACGGCCGCGGACGGATTTCGACTCTCTCCATGTCACCCCTCCGGACCGTCACCCGGCAACCAGCCAGAGACTGAGGACGACACGATCATGGCATGTGCCTCTCTCGCGGGCACTGACGCACATGACGGTCATGGAGAGAAACGGCTTCGCGGCCGGCTGAGGCGTTAGTTCGCGGTCAGCCGTCCGATGAGGGTGCGGCTGATCTCTTGCAGCTTCTCGTCGTTGCCGATGCTGTTGTATCTGCCGCGGCGCTGAGCGTGGTGCAGTTCAGAGCGGAGTTGGGGCAGGGCGGGTCGTGCGGCCGGGCCCATGCGGTCCAGACATGCAACGGCATGGTCGGCGGTCGAAGGGTTCTGTGCCCAGGCTTGGAGAAGCGTGTCCAGCACGGCGGCGGCCTCGGCGTCGCCGCCGATGTCCCAGAGGGCGGTCGCGCACGGAACCCGGACCCACTCGTAGCCGTGGCTCAACAGACCCCGCAGACGAGGCAGTGCCTCCTCCGCGCGAGGGCCGATCTCGGCGAGTACGTCGGCCGCCGCGCTGATCCGGAACGGGATGGAGTCGTCGAGCAGGCCGAGCAGCGGCCGCATGACTTCGTCCGGGTCGCCGGTTATGGCCCATAGCGCGGCAATGGCGGCGGGACGCACATGTGCGTCGGAGGCCGTGATCAGGAGCCGGGCCGTTCGCAGAGCGGGGGCCGCCGACGGGCCGAAAGCCCTCAACGCCTCCAAGGCCGAGCACGTGACCGACCACAGCTCATGAGCCACCGCCTCAGCGAGGGTCTCGGTGATCACATCGATGGCGCTGTCGTCGGCGAGGGCGGCCAGGGCCGCCAGGTCGGAACGCGCGCTCATCTCCCACAGCGCCTGGGTGAGGTCGAGACTTCTCAGGTGGCCGCCCAGGCGGGGTACCAGCTGGTCGGCGGCCTGCGGCAGTGCTCCAGCGACCTGCACGGCCCGCCAGGCGTCGTCGCCGGTGTCCAGGGCCGTGAGGACGCTCGGCAGCGCTCGCGGATCACCGAGACGGGCAAGCGCCTGGACGGCCTCTTGATGACTCCTGCGCAGGTGCGGCTGCGGGGTGCACCAGACATCTGGCCCGTACGTGGCGTACTGCGCGGCGACGTGCGCTGCCAGTGCCTCGCGGGCCGGTTCGGCGATCGCATGGCAGGCGTTCAACGTGGCCGCCGCCTCAGCGGCAACTTGGGCGTGGGACGCGCTGAGGTGTTCTGCGACGAGGCTGACGAGCCGTGCGTGGTCCCCGCGCCAGGACTTCATGAGGTCGGCGCTCATCCGGATGGCGTCCAGGCGGGAGCCGGGATCGCGGCTGCGCAGTTGCTCGGCGAGAAGCGTCGTACGCTGCGAAACCCTTGCTGCCAAGGTCCAGTGGAAGCTGCGCAGCAGATCCGTGGTTGGCGAAAAGACCTGACGGTGACGTTCGAGATCCTCGAACGCGGCCGCGATCTGCGGCGGCGCTCCGTCTCCAGAGGCCGCGGGGCCCGCTGGGCGAGGCGGGTCGCACCATGCTTCGGCCGGTACCGCGGCAGCGTCCAGCTCGCGCAGCAGGCCGACCGCGGTCGCGATGGTGTCATCGCCGATCTGCTCGGGCGCGCACCGAGCCCGCTGGACCACGGCCGCGAGCCTGGTCTGAGGTGTTGCCGCCGAGTCGGCGGCGAGCTCGGTGAACCACGTCATCGCCTGAACCTGGGCGCGCTCCGGCAGACGCAGGGCCAGGGCCCCCATCGCTTCAACGATCAGCAGTTGCTCGACAACGCCCGGCTCGGCCGGCAGCCGACCACGCAGCACCGCAGAAGCCCGGT
It encodes:
- a CDS encoding CU044_5270 family protein, with product MDEFQMIATMLDEPPTPETESTVRHRVLNGMREPGRPARRAWRRPVLWSGFGLAATAAAVTGAVVLSSGTAPRAPDPGHEPAAVQPMSAKTVLLTAAEHAEAAPARGKYWHVLRIQSNAFYDEQGDYWVLGRQLIGQWTRPDGRSWTGFRGLDPVPMSPKDAAPFRRAGSPDPNPISPMLDKDTGRKTFSVCDRGMTFRQVQALPTDPGELRSALKRAIPRDHPTAGRTPDEVVKNCATDLLSFVPAPPKVRAATYRMLAAMPGVTTMGAVTDERGRKGVGLHVRVLREVADTLVIDPESSFVLSTSRTSPNVPGKVDKALYLQAGWTDSAPRIPTLP
- a CDS encoding RNA polymerase sigma factor: MTAPPDTAPTDAELLAASVRDGDRFAAVYDRHYADVHRYIAGRLGPQAADDVVAETFLAAFRSRAAFDPSRGSVRPWLFGIATNLVARHRRTETRRYQALAQVGADRDPGGHDDRVAASVSAARLQPALARALAALSRKDRDVVLLKALAQLTHEEIADVLGIPYGTVGSRLNRARKKLRAVLPAHSEGL
- a CDS encoding DUF397 domain-containing protein, with the translated sequence MDLSNATWRKASRSGENGGNCVELADVAGASVVAVRDSKNPDGPVLLLTRAALRTAVQSAADIH
- a CDS encoding HEAT repeat domain-containing protein — its product is MFSGLHDIDWSSMEHAYGSAEEVPGLLLALRSPDAEEREKALSRFYGAVHHQGDVYPCTTASLPFLFELADDVTTPGRADVVGLLVSIGSQALDHCDGPYGGSEAQLAAVAAMRGRIETLIGFSRDPNVRVRRAAIPALGLFMDDVDRASAVLRGRLPAEPGVVEQLLIVEAMGALALRLPERAQVQAMTWFTELAADSAATPQTRLAAVVQRARCAPEQIGDDTIATAVGLLRELDAAAVPAEAWCDPPRPAGPAASGDGAPPQIAAAFEDLERHRQVFSPTTDLLRSFHWTLAARVSQRTTLLAEQLRSRDPGSRLDAIRMSADLMKSWRGDHARLVSLVAEHLSASHAQVAAEAAATLNACHAIAEPAREALAAHVAAQYATYGPDVWCTPQPHLRRSHQEAVQALARLGDPRALPSVLTALDTGDDAWRAVQVAGALPQAADQLVPRLGGHLRSLDLTQALWEMSARSDLAALAALADDSAIDVITETLAEAVAHELWSVTCSALEALRAFGPSAAPALRTARLLITASDAHVRPAAIAALWAITGDPDEVMRPLLGLLDDSIPFRISAAADVLAEIGPRAEEALPRLRGLLSHGYEWVRVPCATALWDIGGDAEAAAVLDTLLQAWAQNPSTADHAVACLDRMGPAARPALPQLRSELHHAQRRGRYNSIGNDEKLQEISRTLIGRLTAN